One Archangium violaceum genomic window, CGCACGTGTCTGGCGTGAGGGACGTGGTGGACAACCTGAGGGTGTTCAAGCAACCCGGAAGTCACCCCGAGCTGCAAGGCGGCGCGCTGCGGCCGGGGGACCGCCCCGAGTTCCTCCAGCGCAACTGGTCACCCGCCGCGCGCTTCGTGGGGGGCCTCGGGGGCGCGAGCCTGCTGATGTGGGGATTGTCGCACTGGGGCGTGCCGGGCCTGACCTCCACCCTGCTCGGCTCGCTGCTCACCCTGCGCAGCATCACCAACATCGAGCTCAAGCGCCTCACCGGCGTGGGGGGCGGGCGTCTGGGCATCGAGATCCACAAGGACATCACCGTCCATGCACCGGTGGAGGAGGTGTTCCGCTTCTGGCGGGCCATGGAGAACTTCTCCCGCTTCATGAGCCACGTGGAGGAGGTGCGCACCAGCGGCGCGGACCGCTCCCACTGGCGGGTGAAGGGCCCGGCCGGCATCGTCTTCGAGTGGGATGCCCTCATCACCCGGCTCATCCCCCATCAGGTCCTCGCCTGGAAGAGCGTGGAGGGCTCCACGGTGGAGCACGCCGGCATCATCCACTTCGAGTCCCTCAACGAAGGTCGCTCCACGCGGCTGGACATCCGCATGAGCTACAACCCGCCCGCGGGCGCGCTGGGCCATGCCTTCGCGCGGCTGCTCGGGGTCTCTCCCAAGAAGCAGATGGATGACGACCTGCTACGTTTCAAGTCGCTCATCGAGACGGGCAAGGCCACGGGGAACGAGACCGTGTCGCGCGAGCAGCTGTCCCTGATGCCGGAGCGCTCCGGACAGCGGCCGGTGCACTGACGGCGCTCACGCGTTGCTGCGCTGGATGAGCCGGGCGTACGCGAGATCGGGTACCTCGAGCGTGATGAAGCCCGACTCCTCCTCGTAGCGCCGCACCTTGAAGGCCTTGTGCGACTGGCGCGCATGGGCCTCACAGGTGGGCACCTGGATGGTGATCTCCCCGTCATCCCGCATCATGCCCCCCACGTGGAAGCGCGTCTCCACGTGGTGGGCGAGCGCCCCACCGCACAGCGCGCAGCAGT contains:
- a CDS encoding SRPBCC family protein gives rise to the protein MRATWWLVGGGVGLGAGLMYLADPRSGRRRRAVAHDKVLHAVHEAENAACVVTRDLVHRTRGFFFNSLGRIRREEADDRTIEARIRSALGRVCSHPHAIQVSVERGRVRLEGVALKVEHPKILSRVSHVSGVRDVVDNLRVFKQPGSHPELQGGALRPGDRPEFLQRNWSPAARFVGGLGGASLLMWGLSHWGVPGLTSTLLGSLLTLRSITNIELKRLTGVGGGRLGIEIHKDITVHAPVEEVFRFWRAMENFSRFMSHVEEVRTSGADRSHWRVKGPAGIVFEWDALITRLIPHQVLAWKSVEGSTVEHAGIIHFESLNEGRSTRLDIRMSYNPPAGALGHAFARLLGVSPKKQMDDDLLRFKSLIETGKATGNETVSREQLSLMPERSGQRPVH